From Solanum stenotomum isolate F172 chromosome 2, ASM1918654v1, whole genome shotgun sequence:
taaattcaataagCTAGCATACTCAACCTTTTTAAAAGTCTGTACAATACTCAAAATAGAAGTAAATACAGCAACTCCTCAattttgtctatctatgaagcctctactattacagaaagatatcaggacaagacccacgacatctcaaaactactaactgtaagataaaggtgaagtccttCGGAATATAAGAtggctcaccaaagctgactggAATATCACATGACCTCAATGAAACGCCTGTTGATAATCATGAATACCTGTATTTGTATCATGAAATAATGCATGCCAAATGgcttagtacatggaatgtacgagcatgtaaggggaattctaaatcataaacataagcttgaactgatggaaaagaaatatccttacctcttctcaactcaactcaactcaacccaactcaatgaaacatagttcaactcaacttagagaaaatagggctcaactcaatagtaagatactcaactcagtgaaacatagttcaactcaacaataagttACTCAATTCTGACTCAAGATActcaaactcaagatactcagtagcaataaaatatgcaatatctggaaatcttttaaaacaataggCAATAACGCAgttgtatgcaaaaatacaataatagctcaattgtatgaaaatacaacaattactctctttgtatataaaaatacaaagtaactctgtgggagattctctaactgataaccatcattatgagctatgtgatgatatatCGTCTAGCCTATGCTTTCATAATTGTCCTATATTTTGccgggtatagaacctactactaagtggattcactagtctatgctaaaagcattaaggaatcatctaaaaagtattacCCTTTCTACcaacgttggctacatggtttatgggggctataAGTTGTATGAACTCTCTCCCATAtagatgctcaatactactccaaaatatactagctcatatgttataaaaacataactctttatgtggtttgagattattactcaaaaaaatttctcttaaaagagatggtactcagaACTGCTTATGAAAACTCGTTTGGAAAATGATgtttcctcttttcttaaatgtaaaaatatttactcttgggaatacttagttcccatatatcattttaaagaaaatgaacacaactctactcttcctcaaactcatATGCTCATGTTTTAAAAAGGTTTGcaaaaagacttctcaaaatagggttcatgcagaattatagGCATggactactcaactcaaggaccttcatgggtaacatgtagtagtcccacgactaggaatataatctcaaaattaTCAGTAACTCAATAtgcaagacttagaacttgaagatactactcatctcaaagatactcaatttatggagttcatgcagaatttatgggcatgaacgactcgactcaagggtctacataacaatatggaactcatatatacgactcttctcattctcatacttacttcctcaaaacttagctcaaatcgataattgatctcaaaggattcacaactTGAAGACTTTAtaaactctactcttaactctttcttgaatttgaattatgaattcaagagttatgattcatgatatgaggGATCTCGatgatagtgtagactcatgaatacattctcctcactctcatgctcacttacttgagtcttgaaacaagttattagaaattgtagaagactcttcaaagggactttctcaaaagaCTCGAatgaactctcaagacttgactcttaactctactttgaatttgaattatgaattcaaggttatgattcatgttatgaatgatttatcgatgtttataagtattttagagtgtttagaatcaaTAGGGATTGAAGGAACCCTTTTAAAGaactcaaatcgatagttgatctcaaaggattcacaatttaactcaaagactttctcgaactctactcttaactcttcctaaaatttgaattatgaattcaaggatcGTGACTTGATATATAGGATTTCTTGATGATTGAATGTAGGTTGGATAGTAAAAATCACTAAGAGAACGAAGACATGTTTTAAAAGATCGAATACGGAATGAAGAATGAAGGCGGAAAGGACCTGACGTCCCTAGCGCACCGCGCCAGTCCTCAGTCAACTGAGGTTGGTCTGGGGCGCACTGCAGGTGCAGGGCACTATCCCCTCAGGCGCAACAGGGGCGAGCCTCCCCATTGTCACGTTCCAGACGAATTCGATGaacttttcttcaatttttccaGCCCTACCTCGTCTAAACTCAAATGATTTCCTCCAAACTATTTTGGATCCTTAAACCCAACCTAATTACAAAAAATTCTACACCAAAAACCACCAAGAACAACACTCATTCGCAactctcacctcaagaacttCATTATCAAAAACAAAGcacaaaacttcaagaactcaacaagattatcaatatactcaatctcataGATGAAATTcgtaaaagaaactcatgattggcatATGGGCGaacaacccaacactatgaaagttTACACctcttaagataaaatcattgGTGAAATCATTCGAAGAATCGCAAGAATCTTGACGAACGCCTTGAACCttccctcttttctcctcttctcttcttttctcttgttAAGCTCCTCTGAAAACTCTAAGCGTATTTTAAACTTAAACTTattccaatcagtttagactccTAAAACCTTACCAAAAATGTTTAAATCCAATTGgattaggaaaagaccaaaatacccttcatattttcgggtaactttccttaattggacagcctaacttcaaacaagcatatctccctcatacgagctcgaaaattagcaaactcggcggcgttcgAAAGAGGATTGCAagaactttaatttaatatcttatgggtctcctaactcatcatgtgatgaaagttatggtcgtttgaagttgacccaaaacttaaaagaacttaggaatgacttgaatgaactctcttctaaaaccctaagtgtatttggatttatgaaaactgatcaaaatcataTGTGTccccaaaatattactaaaattcgTTTTAAGCTGATTGGgcgggaaaagaccaaaacacccttcATATTTTCggttaactttccttatttggatagcccaacttcaaatgggcatatctcccttatacgagctcaaaaattagcaaacttggtggagttAGAAAGAGGACCCATAgatttttcatttgatatcttatgggtctcctaactcatcatCTGCTAAAAGTATggtcatttgaaattgaccccAAACTTAAAAGAacctaggaatgacttgaaggaattctctttagttctttttggaactcaaggtgctacatctagcgaccctaaaacttaaagaaaattttaaattcctctgTAAAATCTTACTAGTCACTACGAAGAATGGTTTGAGTCTTAACACAAAAAAATTCTGGGTGTTACACTATCttagttttagaggcttcatagacagttagagTTGATGAGTCTCTTAGTATTTCCCTTTTGTTTGAGACGTTTTGAGATTGTTTTGcaaagtattattattattgcacTTAAGTATTTTCAGATAGTTGAGTTAAGTATTTACTTGAGTTTGAATGttataaattctatttttaaagcTTCTTTAttcttgagtaagtcttccactaaACAGTCagccaggtcaagggttcgcttggggatcagaaatgattctcgagtgtcggccaagTCTAAGGTGTAAGCTCGGGGCGTGAAAAAATGAAGGGCTGGCCCACCCTAACCCTTCAAATTCCTTGGCCCGTGAGGCTTGGGCAAGATGGTGCTGGCCGGCCCTTTTGACAGCTCTAGTTGTAtcacaaatttttaaatatttttgacaagTCATTTCTGGGTGCAGTGTGACCATGTGTTTGGTTATagattttaggagaaatattcaattttaaaaaaatactatgaCTTATACTCgtaaattctaaaaattatttaaaatactcatAAATTGTATTATCGTTTTATAATTAACATATTTCGTGAAAAATCATGACAAAGAAcacaattaatatgaatatgaaaaaaatgaatgaaacaaaagaaaaatatcattgatttatatatgaaaaactacTATTACTACTTGTATAATTGGAAGAGACTCCGGAGAGCAggctcataattttttttgtaaaatatgtagataattgtataaattttgtACAACAAACTAGGACTAAAATTTAGTCCAAAATTATGAATGATGGGTGTTTTAAAAAATGTgggataattttaaaatttccaaatattAAGGACccgtttgaccatagatttcTCAAGTAATATTTGGGGgaaaatttggcaaatagtgtttgtccatacaatttgccattatttggcaaatatttttggcaagtATCCCAAATTCcgaaatactagttttttctagtatttgggccaaatctcattatttgagatcttttaaaaattgaaattttacaccaaacttttatcttttacaaaaacaccctctatagtagttgtttgcgttgcattacataattttttacgcGACACCAAAGTAATGATGAAATATTCAATGAATATATATGAAAGTGATAATAtgattgttgatgaaaatgatgaacaatcggcttagggtaacaaagtcatgtgttttgtctacttcacgatgtatgaaatgatgtttgttgcactcactccaaactaccacattgctcaagtgtcatggacactacttgttatttgttatAACGAAGAttcaattgacttgtaatacaaacttgtgattagttttgatagtttttaaaacttatgggtatacatcatatttttctaaaaaggtgaaatatgtttcccaaatactatggtCAAACACATGGtaaaatttcacccaaataatatttgccaagaatCTTTAGAAATATATGGCCAAACACTAActtagttttttctagtatttgaaaacttgagatgtttgtcaaataatgataaattttatagcGAAACACTATTTCCCAATTTTTCCCCCATAtatatttggaaatttttgtGGCCAAACAGAAAAATAATGATTACTGTGAGTGCTTTATCACAATATCAATATTAATggatgtatatatgtttttctctTAAAGAGGATGAGTAAAATGTGaacaaataaagtaataattaattatgtttgtaaaaaatatagaaTCTCTAAGATTATCAACAATATAAATATAGAGATTCTGatcaaatattttgatattaatatattatttcataatttaaacactgatatttatgaaataatgtacaattataattttttgttatcaGTCTTAGAAGAAtctaattttcaaaaagatttaaaatttgtATCTTAGAGCTTAAATCTTTAtacatttatttatgaatttattgaAATTGTATCAACTCCCTTATACTTTTAGTTAGGTGAttgatcttgaacttttgaCGTCACTCTAAACCATGGACAAAACTTCAAACTCATCAAGTTTTGATTTTAACCTTGAAAGTGTAACCTTGGTACAAACTGGGATCAAAAGTTCAACACCACCCAACCAACTAAGATTAATTGTGTTTGGGAATTGCTTATTTAGTGTTTTCAAAAAATCATTGTGTTATGAGAActacaataacaacatatataGTGAAATCTTACAAGTGAGATCTGAGGATAGAATAAGATAGTAGTATGATCTGCGTATATTTTACCCTCTCCAGACCTCAGTTGTGGAATTTCACTGGCTATATACGGGCCAAAAATCAATCTTTGATACCTCCTATTGCTGATCATATCATACAACAAAAAGCACCACATGAGCATTATGAGTTTACCACTTGTTCTGCACAAAATGAAAATAGGAAAGATAACACACTTTTTTCCATTGATCTCAAGTCACAGATTCAGTGTCCTGACAAGGTAAGTTTCAGTTCAAAATTGAACCCCTGTTGGTGCACACGCCAGGAAAGAGAAGAATACAACGACTAACATAATTTAATCTACTCGAGATGCCTCGTGCAGCTCATATGTCTGAACTCATTGCCAATGACCAGTGGGTTGAGGCCGAAATCAAAAGCAAGCAATGCATTTGCTAACCAAACAAATCATCAGTATCGTCATCCACATTGCTTGAGATACTCCCAGAGACTCTGCCTAAGGAACCAGGGGAGTGTCCTTCAGCATCGTTAGTGGAAGCAGCCTGACTGCTACCAGAATATGCCCAAGATCCGACTTTACTAGGAACTGATTCTCCATAAAGATCGTCATAAATTCCACCCTTTGGCGGATTCTTCACCTTGTTCAATACCTGTTTAAGTTTGTCAGTTACACCTGTTTGGGAAATGTTGACATCTTTTACGGAGGAGTTTACTTTCCCTTTGGGTATCACTGTAATTTCTATGAGAGACTCATATTTTCCGACAAGACTTCCTTCTTTCACACCCACTGGACCAGGTTCTGTCTCCACATCTACTCCATCTGAAATACCGACAACTTCAACTAGCTCCCCCCCAACCTGGTCTTTAAATGACACACTTCTTCTCCTAATTCTTTTAGTAGGCCTCTCAGATGAATGATTGGCATCCTTCTCACTAGTTGATACTGTTGATTTCGACAACGAATCAGGCCTAGTAAGCCCATAGCGGTTTAAAAAGGTGTTATAAGCCAAAACAGCTTCCTCATCTGAAGGATCTGGAGGTGGTGGTAAATCTATTTCGGCAGGTAGTCGTGCAGGAGGGAAGAGAGCTTCATTGTTCTTTCTCAAGATGTAAGTCCTTGTTGATGCAGCAAACTTCAAAGATTGTCCAGTCTCGAGCTCGACAGGGGAATCCTTTGTCAGCCTCTCATTTGCAACAAATGTTCCATGTGCAGATCCTAAATCAATCACGTAAATGCTGCAAGAGAAAAGATATTATCAGTTCAACCTGCATGAGCTAAGAAGTGTGTCTTGACATCTAAGGTTAGGCATTACGGTTGCAAAAGGGGTAATTTCTTTGTCTAAAGACACACAGTAGGAGTAATAAAAGATTATAATTTATAAGAAGGCAACCTGCACGAGGTAAGAAGAAAAGAGTACTTTCTATGTCTAAGGATGCGCAGAAGATGAAAGGGATACCAATAAGGATGCTCACTATTGACAAGTAGCTTTTTTTCCCGATAAGgtaaaattttattgataaaggTACCAAAATGGTACAATTACAACAACCCAACTGCAGATACAAAAAAGACTTCTTTATATCATCTAACTCCTCGAGAAAAATCATCTATTGATCCAAGTTTCCTATAACACTACTTTTACACCAGAAATGCAAATCTAATAAACACCTTCTTTTTATCCTGGAGATATGTTGTCAACATTGACAAGTTACATTAACAGTGTTATCAAAATGACTATGCAGTCAAAGAATCATCTTTATTACTCAAATCTAAATGGGCTAGATGCTCCAATTCACGAGAATTGGATGACCATGACAGATGATATTTACAGATAAATGACATTCTTGATGTCCCAAATTGTACAATTAACAgttaacaacaaaatttaaaatgatctTGAGCGATATCTAATAAATCCACAGTTCCTCATTTCTTGCATTTGTGGGGTAGTATTTGTGAATCTTCAAAAATATGCAACAAATAGCCTTGACTTGAAGAAAAGCTTGATGTTTATAAGTACCAATGGATAAAATATAGCTACATGTCGGTAAGAAAGAAACATCGACTCCCAAGAAtgcaaaaaaattatcattgcTTTAGTAAGAATGTCTAGCAAGAACAAATTTAAAAGTTGAAGTCTACACAAAGATATTTCCACACATAAATAAGTGATTTATT
This genomic window contains:
- the LOC125855164 gene encoding protein phosphatase 1 regulatory inhibitor subunit PPP1R8 homolog: MYGRAGLDRFKKAQSLEPFAVSANTAAKSALQPTKPAIHSSPAYAQSTTSHQHTQYVNPQPALQKSVAADATSSTAPTHHVTHGGGQSTWQPPDWAIEPRRGVYYLDVIKDGEVLDRINLDKRRHIFGRQFHTCDFVLDHQSVSRQHAAVVPHKNGSIYVIDLGSAHGTFVANERLTKDSPVELETGQSLKFAASTRTYILRKNNEALFPPARLPAEIDLPPPPDPSDEEAVLAYNTFLNRYGLTRPDSLSKSTVSTSEKDANHSSERPTKRIRRRSVSFKDQVGGELVEVVGISDGVDVETEPGPVGVKEGSLVGKYESLIEITVIPKGKVNSSVKDVNISQTGVTDKLKQVLNKVKNPPKGGIYDDLYGESVPSKVGSWAYSGSSQAASTNDAEGHSPGSLGRVSGSISSNVDDDTDDLFG